A window of Campylobacter concisus genomic DNA:
TGTTTTTTAGCAAAAGTCACATTATCGGTAAAGTAAGCTCATACATCGTGCCTTTCATGGCACTTGCCTACATCTCGCTAGCACTTATTGCTATCGTTTTAAATTTCAAAGAAATTCCTGATGTTGTTAAGATGATTTTAGAAAATGCCTTTGATTTTAAAGCAATATTTGGCGGATTTGCCGGCAGCGTGATCGTAATAGGCATCAAAAGAGGCCTTTTCTCAAACGAAGCTGGTATGGGTTCGGCTCCAAACGCAGCAGCCGCAGCACATACTAGCCACCCAGTAAAACAAGGCCTAGTTCAAGCAATGGCAGTCTTTATAGACATGACTATATGTATCGCTTCTGGTATGATCGTACTATTTTCACAGGCCTATCTTACAAAGCAAACTGGATCAAGTGGCGAGGTACTAACCGCCCTTCCTCTCGTTCAAGCTGCAATGAAAGAGTATTTTGGTGAATTTGGAGTTCATTTTACCACTCTTGCAGTCGTACTTTTTGCCATCACTTCACTTATTGGCAACTACTACTACGCTCAGGCAAATATGAAATTTTTAACAAAAAACCACAAGCTTACGTTGCTATTTAAGATAACAGCTGTCGTTATGATATTTATTGGCGCTCAGATGAATTTAAAGCTCGCTTGGAATATCGCGGATATCACAATGGCTGCAATGGCAACTATTAACATCATCGCTATATTCTTACTTTCAAAAGTAGTGATAATAGCAGTCAGAGACTACGAAGCTCAAAGAAAGGCTGGGCTAAATCCAGAATTTGACCCAGAAAGCCTTGGCATCAAAAATACAAGTTGCTGGAATAAAAACTAAATGGAGAAGAATTTGAAAAACGAAACAAAAATAAGTGGCAAACTACTTGATATAAACACTCATAGACAAGTATCAAAAGTCGGTATGGGCATCACTTTGGCCTCAGTTTGCTTAAGCGCCCTTTTTATGAAAAGAAATAAAAGCATTAAGAAATTTCACGTTGCTTCAGGCATTGCATTTACTTGTTTTGCCCTTTATCATGCTGG
This region includes:
- a CDS encoding helicase, which encodes MKNETKISGKLLDINTHRQVSKVGMGITLASVCLSALFMKRNKSIKKFHVASGIAFTCFALYHAGLYDNGIFKKMIIKAKNEVKKA
- a CDS encoding alanine/glycine:cation symporter family protein, producing the protein MVLDSFLNFLNGKMDIANDFLYGYFLVIILVATGIYFSYLTRFVQFRMFFEACRVLVEKKDKYNKHHLTPFQALMISTASRVGIGNIAGISAAIVAGGPGALFWMCLMAFLGSASAFIESTLAQIYKTKDVFGFKGGPAYYIKNGLGIKWLASLFAVILIITYAYGFNGLQSYTMTSAFEIYYDKAGSNVSFAQSGLPVGIGLILTAFAAVMFFSKSHIIGKVSSYIVPFMALAYISLALIAIVLNFKEIPDVVKMILENAFDFKAIFGGFAGSVIVIGIKRGLFSNEAGMGSAPNAAAAAHTSHPVKQGLVQAMAVFIDMTICIASGMIVLFSQAYLTKQTGSSGEVLTALPLVQAAMKEYFGEFGVHFTTLAVVLFAITSLIGNYYYAQANMKFLTKNHKLTLLFKITAVVMIFIGAQMNLKLAWNIADITMAAMATINIIAIFLLSKVVIIAVRDYEAQRKAGLNPEFDPESLGIKNTSCWNKN